The following coding sequences lie in one Oryza brachyantha chromosome 10, ObraRS2, whole genome shotgun sequence genomic window:
- the LOC102708000 gene encoding glycine-rich cell wall structural protein 2-like, whose amino-acid sequence MERTKLAALGFVVLFSIGLGNAARVVRYSSADGSGTGTGEGGGYVNGGGAGSGSGAGSGSSSYYGAHANGGGGGSGNGYSQYGGSGSGSGSGSGSGSSQSSQNGYYSGYGGSSSAGGSGAGDGAGQAGGYWPSNGHGSGSGTGYGSSYANNNYYGGQYANANAGGNGGGNGQDQYGGNGHGTGSGSGYGDANP is encoded by the coding sequence ATGGAACGCACTAAGCTTGCAGCTCTTGGGTTTGTAGTCCTCTTTAGCATTGGACTAGGTAATGCTGCAAGAGTAGTGAGATACTCCAGTGCTGATGGATCTGGCACGGGaacaggagagggaggaggttACGTGAATGGTGGGGGAGCTGGGTCTGGAAGTGGGGCTGGGTCTGGTAGTAGTAGTTACTATGGTGCCCATGCAaatggtggtggaggaggcagCGGTAATGGTTATAGCCAGTACGGAGGGTCAGGTTCTGGTAGTGGATCTGGCTCGGGCTCAGGCTCTAGCCAGTCTAGTCAAAATGGATATTATTCTGGTTATGGAGGATCATCTAGCGCTGGTGGTAGCGGTGCTGGTGATGGTGCCGGACAAGCCGGTGGTTACTGGCCATCAAATGGTCATGGATCTGGTAGTGGTACGGGCTATGGCTCTAGCTATGCTAACAATAATTACTATGGAGGACAATACGCAAATGCAAATGCTGGTGGCAATGGTGGTGGTAATGGCCAAGACCAATATGGTGGCAATGGCCATGGTACAGGTTCTGGATCCGGATATGGCGATGCCAACCCTTAA
- the LOC102708560 gene encoding putative glycine-rich cell wall structural protein 1, whose translation MTHAKLAALGFVLLLSFGLASAARVARYSSANGGGLGTGEGGGYVNGGGAGSGSASGSGSSGYYGAHANGGGEGNGSGYSQYGGSGSGSGYGTGSGSSQSSQNGYYSGYGGSSSAGGSATGGGAGQAGGSWPSRGHGSGGATGYGSSSANNYWGGQNANANAGGSGVGNGQGQYGGNGHGASFGSGYADANP comes from the coding sequence ATGACACACGCTAAGCTTGCAGCTCTTGGGTTTGTACTCCTCTTGAGCTTTGGACTAGCTAGTGCTGCAAGAGTAGCGAGATATTCTAGTGCCAATGGTGGGGGCCTGGGAACAGGAGAGGGGGGAGGATATGTGAATGGTGGGGGAGCTGGGTCTGGAAGTGCGTCTGGATCTGGTAGTAGTGGTTACTATGGTGCCCATGCAAATGGAGGTGGAGAAGGTAACGGTAGTGGTTATAGCCAGTATGGAGGGTCAGGGTCTGGCAGTGGATATGGCACAGGCTCTGGCTCTAGCCAGTCTAGTCAAAATGGATATTATTCTGGTTATGGAGGATCATCTAGTGCTGGTGGTAGCGCTACCGGTGGTGGTGCCGGACAAGCTGGTGGTTCCTGGCCGTCAAGAGGTCATGGGTCTGGTGGCGCTACAGGTTATGGCTCTAGCTCGGCTAATAATTACTGGGGAGGACAAAATGCAAATGCCAATGCCGGTGGTAGCGGTGTTGGTAACGGTCAAGGCCAATACGGTGGCAATGGCCATGGTGCAAGTTTTGGATCTGGATATGCCGATGCCAACCCTTAA
- the LOC102708834 gene encoding putative glycine-rich cell wall structural protein 1, which produces MAGTKLAALGFVVLLSIGLASAARVERYSASQGSGTGGGEGAGYVNGGGAGAGLGSGSGSSGSNGAHASGGGGGGGGGYSQYGGSGYGSGYGTGSGSSQTAQNGYYGYGGSSKAGGAGAGAGAGQAGGYWPSYGRGSGSGTGSGSSVSNNYYYGQYANANAGGNGGGNGQGQYGGSGRGVGAGAGYGDANP; this is translated from the coding sequence ATGGCAGGTACTAAGCTTGCAGCTCTTGGTTTTGTTGTCCTGTTGAGCATTGGACTTGCTAGTGCTGCAAGAGTAGAAAGATACTCCGCTTCCCAAGGTTCAGGCACAGGAGGTGGAGAAGGTGCAGGATATGTAAACGGTGGGGGAGCTGGGGCAGGACTTGGGAGTGGATCGGGTAGCAGTGGTTCTAATGGTGCCCATGCaagcggtggaggaggcggcggaggcggtggttaCAGCCAATACGGTGGTTCAGGGTATGGTAGCGGTTATGGTACTGGCTCAGGCTCTAGCCAGACTGCCCAAAATGGATATTATGGTTATGGTGGGTCATCTAAAGCCGGCGGTGCCGGTGCTGGTGCGGGTGCCGGACAAGCGGGTGGTTACTGGCCATCCTACGGTCGTGGGTCTGGTAGCGGTACAGGCTCAGGCTCTAGTGTATCTAACAATTACTATTATGGCCAATACGCGAATGCAAATGCTGGTGGCAATGGTGGCGGTAACGGTCAAGGCCAATACGGTGGCAGCGGCCGTGGTGTAGGTGCTGGAGCTGGATACGGTGATGCTAATCCTTAA